From the Lathyrus oleraceus cultivar Zhongwan6 chromosome 3, CAAS_Psat_ZW6_1.0, whole genome shotgun sequence genome, the window cgaaaggaggaAAGCCATGTGTCGtagttttaggatttagtcgttaatgacagttatgttatttatgtatatatagggtagttattatctaaaaagtgtgtgaagaattactatatacaaaattcctgaaaacactcaaagtacccgtgtgagagaaaagagtcatatttggaaaatgtatgtgtaaacaaacaccaattctttcaaagtttattatataaagttcaaagttctttacaaatctcttttatgttttccagtcatttatctttctgcactttatccttttcgacactttacatttcatcagttattttccgccatttactttatcttgttaaatttacatccaCTTAACATTGTAATCAACTcatttcgacgtaaaacacttagagaacagaactgaaagatatgaaagtgattttagacatcttcaagaccatctagatttgcacatgtcctaggatttgtgtggttgatcctgcaagtaacccaattctacacgttttggtaaaccagaggttgttcgccaaattTCACAGCGAACAGTGATAGAAGCTCAAAGGCTTTAAATCTTGCGCCACTAGCACTATCGCTTCGCTTGATTATCGGCGCTTGAATTGGAGTGTTTCCTTCAAGCATGCTCACGACCGATGACATTGGTGCTCTAAGAGTTGGAGATGGATTGGTGCAAAGGAGTGCCAATTGCAGCATTCTCATGGCCTCTTCAGCTGAGTAGTTTGAACCAAGACTTGGATCCACCAATTCCAGAAGGTTTCCTTGTTCTTGGAGAACATAGGCCTTAAATGACATGCAAGATATAGTAATTATAAATTTTGAAACAAAGGAAATTACAATGAAAAGAGATACCAAGTGTAGCTTACCCAATCCAGAAGATAAACAAATTCCTCTTTTGGCCTATAATTTGTGTTGCTCATTCCACTAACAATCTCTAAAGCTACAACTCCGAAACTATATACATCTGCTTTGTCGGTTAAGTAACCCCGCATTTCATACTCAGGAGCCATGTAACCTCTGATAAGGAAACGTTTTGTAGGTTTGTGTCAGAGATTTTAAAAAACTTAATGAAACAATTTCTAGATAAGACTGTGTAAATGATTATAGCAGCAAGAAATACATAGATTGTAGTTAACATTGCAAGCATGACCGGAAATTGTAGACAACTATAGTCCATGCGGCCACAATTGCAATTTAAATCTATGAGTGCAAGCCAACGAATGATAAACAAAGTCTTTAGGATTCAAAACTTTATAATATTGTCGTATAATACTAACATTGTCCCAGCTATTCGCGTGCTGATATGAGTGTTTTCTTCTTCGTCAAGCTTGGCTAAACCGAAATCAGAGATTTTGGCATTCAGATGCTTATCGAGTAAGACATTAGTTGCCTTAATATCTCTGTGTACTATTTTCAACCTTGATTCCTCATGAAGATAGGTCAAACCTCTTGCTATCCCTACACAAATCTTCATTCTCGTGCGCCAGTCCAAGTTCAACTTTTGTTCTGGCTTACCTAGAAGAAAAGTTGTCTTTTAAAGTTTGATTTTAACTTATCAGAAACATATATAGACAACCAAAATCTGTTACATGAAGCCCTTACCGAAAAGAGCACGAGCAAGACTATTGTTCTCCATGTATTCATATACAAGCAGCAATTGGTTTCCTTTAATGCAATATCCATAAAGTTTCACAAGATTGGGATGCTGCAAAGCAGATATCATGCCTATTTCGTTTACGAATTCGCGGTTCCCTTGCTTTGATTTGGACGAGAGCTGTTTAACCGCAATCACAGCACCATCTGACAATATACCCTGCGAAATAGGCAATGCCTTCAGTGTCATAGTTGAGGATAACCTTTCAAAGCTTTTAACATATAGTTTATCTAAATTTACCTTGTAAACTGGCCCAAATCCTCCTTCACctattgtcatacggtgaactgacttggggtgttttgctttttatcgcaatgtcgcggatagcaagagtcgccaccgacttttcttttatccaataaggaaaggtggaaaagaacaggaaagacctcaatagattttgggttcgggaggtacattatacaaagggaaggtgttagcaccctttgtatccatggttatccatgggctcttaattgctggatcactcatctttttgtctgaaaaagtgttggtgaattgcttaaaaaaatgtttgaaagagagtttaactttgtaatgattctcgtatgaatgtatacaaagtatttatctcgttggattttgaaagcggtttagaaaaggttttgaaaagagaatttaactttgtaatgattcttgtatgaatgtatacaaagtggttatctcgtttagttttgaaagttatttagaaaatagtttggaaatgtgtgaggtgtaaaaagtattttaggttatgatccagtaattgagagttataccttcctgaggtcgttatgggcatttcctatccttatgagggtaaaactgtccttactattgagaagtaagtaattttaccctttggatgtttaagggtcatcgtagggtcatcgataggtcattgaaggcaacaattgtaaggataccttagcattcgaaggggcgatcatcatttaaccgtaggctacaccgaagggtcatcgagggacaaaatcgtattttcgaaggcaacatccgagggaccatgatttattttatgatgatttaatcgaagggtctttgctaagtgtatccctacattcgcgggacatgaccgtaataccgtaatatcgtaaggcaaaagagaggtccaagatcacgtatttaaaggccatattgtaaagttaattaggtgattatgatgaatctccacattaaaatcaatacataaaaaaaataatacattaaaattaatacattaaaattaattattaaaattaattattaaaattaacacattaaaattaattaagcaatttagggtggatcttcataagggtatcccacaaataaagtggaagacctaacgacggtctttttttctgggacatatgaacctttgcaaaattcaacaaacgggttagcataccaaatcagggtgcaatcgaagattacaccgcaagAGAAGACACAacagcatgaatgtcaggcaaaacaaTGCATAATTAAtatagaatagatcaggttacgcataggacataacaaatatcaacggctgtcccgttcgccgctgcctcgcctagcgaggtcctagcgaatgctcgctacatgctcgcttagcgatgtgctagcgagcgactgcgggtTTTGAGCTTCAGAACAGTACAATCTCAGCAGGCGGCAAGTTTTATGgtattcaattacagaaataatatggtcaaacattcaggataggccggcatacttaaattcacatgcaaaacctcaaatatgtttatgaattcaattataatatcacatgcaagttaagaacataaagcggtatcacatgcaaattaagaaaataaagcgataatagtaatgcaaacctgtttgcaatcgaattgcaaccttgaattggcgagccggattgagttgggcggtggtagcttcggcCGCCGGCTTTtcttcagggtttcctttagggttttccgtctgtgagtgctagggtttgcttgctagggttctcctttcctccttttttccgtttttttttcattactgaagtgctggtatttataatgccctttttcatgacctaatgggctcagaacgaagcccgaaatttttgttgtctgtcagcctcgctaggcgagctggtagcgaacgtttgcttcgctaggcgagcgtgtagcgaacgttcgctaggcgagcgtgtagcaaacgtaacgttcgctaggcgagcgtgtagcgaacaggccagtttgggccaatttctggattgggccattcgtgagctggggcttt encodes:
- the LOC127130199 gene encoding probable LRR receptor-like serine/threonine-protein kinase At1g53430 codes for the protein MISALQHPNLVKLYGYCIKGNQLLLVYEYMENNSLARALFGKPEQKLNLDWRTRMKICVGIARGLTYLHEESRLKIVHRDIKATNVLLDKHLNAKISDFGLAKLDEEENTHISTRIAGTIGYMAPEYEMRGYLTDKADVYSFGVVALEIVSGMSNTNYRPKEEFVYLLDWAYVLQEQGNLLELVDPSLGSNYSAEEAMRMLQLALLCTNPSPTLRAPMSSVVSMLEGNTPIQAPIIKRSDSASGARFKAFELLSLFAVKFGEQPLDRTKKAVKIPAKKAAVEASPSTAKKPSTKVSRKPPTIQKKKNEEEKEEDKVPNEESGDESPELIPPPQKKKKLTKVSSQRSIVNPIRKDSASTPPAKPQSTDTGRGESGFNTEIPEEQVVVERTPEKILEEIAPEEDVSTSDHDMQTVGEFDTTVGEASEDESPPHPGLHVAPQGDDIEMEVVVEDTPEDGAARDGDNQSKRTEVEHTSTRNTPPAPDRVQGSSKSTGFFSE